TGCGAAGAAGTTGCCACTGCCAACGGCATGAGTCACGGCGAATACGCTCTTGATAAATTTCAGGCTGAGTGTCGACTTCGCGGAAATATTCTTTCAAGTCCATGCCTGCTGTCCAAGAGTCACCTGCACCGGTCAACACTAACACACGTGCATCTTGATCAAGTTCTATTGCTTCAAGCACATCGATCATTTCACGATTGAGTGTAGGACTCATGGCATTTTTCTTTTCTGGACGGTTTAGTGTAACCCATGCAATTCCATTTTCAACTTTAACATCTACTGTTTCCCAGCGGTTTTCATAACTCATCTTCATACTCCTTGAATGATTTTTAGCTGTTCTGGGATTTAATTTAATATCAGTTAAACTTACATTCAAGTCTTTTTTATGAATTTTTATAATTATTTTTTAAATCATTGTATTTTATGCATTAATTAAATTAATAAATAATTTTATATAAAAATAAGTTGATTTTTTGATAAGTTTAACTGATATTTTTGGGGTGTTTAAACAATAATACACAAAGGGCTAAATGGAACGACTAGTCAATAAGGGACAACACAATGGAAAAAATATTAGGACAGTCCGCAAGGGCAAAAATCACGTTGCTACTGTGCTTTGCCATAGCAATTTTTGAGGGCTTTGATCTTCAATCGATGGGGGTAGCCGCTCCACGAATGCGGGCAGAGTTTATGTTAGACAATGCCCAAATGGCGTGGGCATTTAGTGCTGCAATTTTGGGAACCTTGCCGGGTGCAATATTGGGCGGCAGATTTGCAGATATAGTTGGGCGTAAGAAAATTCTGATTTTTAGTATTTTACTTTTTGGAATTATGTCTTTATTAACCGCCTATGCCGCCAACTTTAGTTTGTTGTTACTCATTCGTTTTTGTACTGGATTGGGAATGGGTGGTGCACTTCCAATGATGATTACACTTGCCTCTGAAGCTGTGCCTGACCAGCACAAGGGTAAAGCGGTAAGTGTTATGTATAGTGGTATTCCTTTCGGTGGCTTACTCACTTCCATCGTTGCTATGATGGTGGCGGGCGATGCAGAGTGGCGTCATATTTTCTATATTGGTGGGATTGCACCTATTTTACTCATTCCCCTGATTATGCGCTTTTTACCTGAGTCAACTGATTACCTGCAACGTAAAGTTCAAGCGCAAAAAACCACACCATTCTTTGAGGTTTTATTTGCCAAAGAACGCCGTATGTCGACTATTCAGCTTTGGGTGAGTTTTTTCTGCACGTTGGTGGTACTGTACTTCTTGTTGAACTGGTTGCCGTTACTGATGGGGGCGCAGGGTTTATCGAAACTACAAGCAAACTATGTACAGATGGGCTACAACATTGGTGGAATTTTAGGCTCAATCTTAATGGGTGTATTGCTTGATAAATTACGCATGAGTTTTGTGATTAAGCTGATTTATCTCGGCATTTTATTTTCACTTTGTTGTTTAGCAATTTCTCCAACTGTGGCGTTACTTGCTCTTTCGGCAGTGGGTTGTGGTTTATTTATTGTGGGTGGACAATCGGCTTTGTATGGTCTGGCTGCCATGTACTATCCGACAGAAATGCGTGGAACTGGAGTGGGTTCAGCGGTTGCAATTGGGCGTATAGGTTCTTTTGCAGGGCCTTTACTGGCTGGTTTTTTACTTTCGCTCGGCCAAAGCTCGACCATTGTGATTGGTTCAAGCATTCCAGTGATCTTAATTGCAGCGATCTCTGCATTACTTCTTGTCAAAAAACCTAAACAGCCTGTACATTTAGTGCAAAGCTCGGGTGCTCGCTAAGTTTTAACGAAAGTATGGGGTTAGAACCTCATACTTTCACTACAGATTTTCTTATGATGAATGAAAGGTTATGGTAAGTTCGAATTTAGTTCAAAAAAAAGTAGAAGATGAGCCTAAGTTAAGTTACATGATTGCTCGTGTTGACCGAATTATTAGTAAACATTTAACAGAACATTTAAAAGAGCTTGAGATTACCTTGCCGCAATTTACTGCGCTTTCTGTTTTAGCTTCAAAAAGTAATTTATCTAATGCCAAGCTTGCTGAGCGCTCTTTTATTAAGCCGCAATCTGCCAACAAAATTTTGCAAGATTTGCTGGTGAATGGTTGGATTGAGAAAAAACCAGACCCAACCCATGGCCGCCGTATTTTAATTACACTGACCGACAGTGGTATTGATAAGCTGAATAAATGCAATGAAGTGGTTTTAAAAATTGAAGAGAAAATGCTTGAAGGCATTGATATTAACTTGGCTTATTTAATCCGTAATAACCTCGATATTATGGTGAATAATCTGAAAGGTCTTTAAGCGAACATTGTTGGCAATTTAATTTTTTAAAGCCTACAGTCCTGCTTAAGCACTGATTCACACAGAAAATTTATTTCATTTTACAAATGAACTTGCTAGCATCGAAGTGACGTTTTTGGTGATGTGTGGCAGCGGATGTCTTCAGGACAACAAGTTTTACTTAAACTAAGAAAAATGATTATTTCAGGGGAACTTGAAGGCGGTGCCAGAATTGCCGAAATTCCAACGGCCGAGTTACTTGGCGTTTCAAGGCAGCCTGTTCGTATTGCCTTTCGGTTGCTCGAACAAGAAGGTCTCCTCATTAAAAACCCAACTCGTGGTTACACGGTTCGTGAAATTTCAGAACAATTGGTTCATGATGCGCTTGAAGTGCGCGGTGTGCTTGAAGGGTTGGCTGCGAAAACTTTGGCAGAACAAGGCTTAAGCGAAGAGCAGAAAAAGACGCTGCAACATTGTATTCAAGAAACTGAAAAACTCTTTAATGAAAAGGACGAGTTTGGCGATGCTGAACTAGAGCGTTATCATCATTTTAATGTCATCTTTCATGACACCATTATTGAAGGTGCGCAAAACGTCGCACTCATACAAGCCTTAGCAAAAAACAACCAATTGCCTATGGCTTCTGCCCAAGCCATTACCTATGATCAGAACCAAGCTTTGTCTGAATATCGTCGTTTGCACTACGCACATTTACAGCATTGTTCGATTTTCGATGCCTTGGTACATCGACAGGCAGGGCGTGCTGAAACATTAATGCGTGAACACAGCAGTGTAGTGATTTTAGGTGAAACGCTCAGAAATGTTTTAAGTGCTTAAGGCGAAATAAGTTCCTTTATATTTGAATAAAGGAACTTTCGGGTTAAAGCTCAATCACAAGATTTTTAGTTTTTGCACGAGAACAGCAGGGCGTAAAATGGTCGTTCAATGCATGTTCTTCATCGGTCATAAACATATCTCGATGATCAGGCGTGCCTTCTACCACACGGGTAATACAGGTCCCGCAAATGCCTTGTTCACACGAAATAGGAATATCAAAACCATTTGCAATTAATGCTTCAGTAGCAGTTTGCTCTGGTAATACTTCAATTCGACGGCCAGTACCTTTAACTTCAATGGTAAAAGCTTCATCGTTAGACGTATCTACTTTTTGAGCGACAAAATGCTCTTGATGTAACTGTTCGCTATGCCAACCTGCTTGTACGGCTGAGTTCATGACAAACTGCATAAACCCAGTAGGCCCACACACATATAGGTGTTTATCTGGTGAAGCTTGGGCTAAAACCTCTGCCATATTACATTCGGTGTCGGGTTGGTCTTGAATATGAAAATGGACTTGCTCACCAAAGTGCTCGGTTAAATTGCCATAAAAGGCAATCATTTCATGACTACGAACAAAGTAGTGTAATTCGAAAGGAATATTGGCTGACTTAAGCCGATACGCCATCGATAAAATAGGGGTAATACCAATACCACCCGCAAATAAAATCGCCTGCTTTGTGTGAGGGTGAATTTCAAATAAATTACGCGGCTCACCAATTTTTAAATGATCGCCTTCACGATATTCAGTGTGAATGCAACGTGAGCCTCCGCGTGAATTGGCATCATGTAAAACACCAATCACATAACGATGTTTTTCACTACAACAGTTTGAAAGTGAATATTGACGGGTGAGGCCATTTTTTAGATGTACATCAATGTGCGAGCCTGCTTCAAAACTCGGTAGCTCTGTGCCATTTGCGGAGACCAATTCAAACGCACGAATGGTCGGAGTGAGCTGGTGAATTTTTTGAATAATAACGTCCATGTTCATGCTCCATTAAATAATCCGAATGTTTGGAAACTTCTGTGCGGATGTTTCAGGAGGTGTTTTATTTTCTTCGGCAAGTAATCGCTCAATCACTTTACGAGACTGTACACCGCCTGCATCGATGTTGAGCATCAGTAACTTGCGATGTGGGTTGTTTAAAATATTTTGCTGCTGTTGTTCTAGCATTTCTAAATCTTCAGTAAAGATTTTGCCTTGGCCTTCACGAATTTGATCGGTGAGTTCAGCATTGTCAGGTTGGAAGTTGCGTGCCATTCCCCAGAAATACCAGTGTGAGGTTTCAGTTTCTGGTGTAATAAAATCAACCACAATTGAGGAAACTTTTTTGTCATTTGGTGCGTGATAACCCCCATGTCCAGCATGCGCTACACCAACTTCAATATGCACATTACTTGGCGCAAAGAAGTGGCAACGTTGCCAACGGTCAACGGGTACATCTTCTGCTAAGTGGTTACCACGAAGGGCCATTTGCCAAAATGGAGGCGCGATCACATTTTCCATATAGCGTTCGGTAATGACATGGTCGCCGTCAACTTTAGTGACTGGTAATGATTCATCAATCTCTTTTTGTCCGATGCTGCTTGAATGAACATAGGTCTCGTGGGTTAAATCCATCAGGTTATCGACCATCAAGCGATAGTCACACTGAATATGAAACAGGCCTCCGCCATAGCTCCATTCAGGATGATCTGCCCATTCTAAAGTTGGCAGTTTTGCTTCATCTGCTAATGCTTTCTCACCCGGCCATATCCAAATAAAACCAAACTTTTCGACAACCGCATATGCTTTGTTGCAAGGAAAACCATTTACACGTTGAGCTGGCATTGAAACAGTTTTTCCATCACAACCCATTACTAAGCCATGATAACCACAGACAAGGTTGCCATCTTCTACATAACCCAGTGAAAGCGGGGCACCACGATGGGGACAAAAATCTTCAACGGCTGCAACTTGGTTTTCTTTCCCACGATAAAAAACAATTTTTTCACCACAAATGGTGCGGCCTAATGGTTTGTCATGGATTTCTTCTGGGCGGCAGGCTACATACCATGCATTTTTGATAAACATTGTGACGACTCCTTATCACTTATTGGATCCAATTTATAATAAATAAAAATATTGGTCAATTGGTGAACAGTGTATTTTTTAAAAAATTATTGATCTTTAAAGGTGGGTTTTCTGTATATTTTTAAATGTTATCAAGTGTGTTTATCGTTGTTTTAAATTTAGAGGTGAAATTTTCATTAGCTTTTATTTGGATCCATATTGATTTGGTTGAAAGCTGAATAGAAATGGTACTTAGAATGATAAATTTGAAAAATAGATAAATTTTATGGATCCATATTTTTTGTTTTAATGGTTTTAAATAAATTATAAATATATTTTTCAATTATTTAATTTATGGTTTATTAAATTTTAAAAATATTGTTGATTTTTTGGATCCAAATAATCAGTATGGAAAAAGAGCAGGATGCTCAAAAAACAAATATTCCTCTAGGTCATTATGGATACGGATATGCATAACCACCCAATCGCTCTTATCGGCAATGTCGTGTGTATCTCTTATCCACATTGGGAGATGCACAAATGGAAAGAGACGTTCTAAGTGAGATCAATCAGAACAACATGAGCCGTTATCAATGGTTTGTTATTTTGATCTGTATTTGTCTCAATATTATTGATGGCTTTGACGTGATGGTGATGGCATTTACTGCGCCATCCGTGTCGGCAGAATGGTCGCTTTCAGGGGCACAAATTGGTTTGTTGCTGAGTTCTGGCCTTTTTGGAATGGCTGCGGGTTCAATTTTTCTAGCGCCTTTAGCCGATAAAATCGGTCGTCGTTTACTTATTTTAGTTTGCCTTGTGATTGCTGGTTTTAGCATGTTGGGCTGTGCTTTGGTTCAAAGCCACAGCATGTTAGCAGCACTTCGGTTTATTACCGGCATTGGGGTAGGTGGGATTCTTGCCAGCAGTAACGTTTTGGCAAGTGAATATGCCAATGCTCGCTGGCGCAGTCTGGCTGTTAGCTTAATGTCTACAGGTTATGGAATTGGCGCGACACTGGGTGGAATACTATCACTGGCCTTGATTGAGCATTTAGGTTGGCGCTCAATCTTTTTGGCAGGTGGGGTTACCACTATTGCAATGCTACTAATCAGCGCATGGTTATTACCTGAATCTTTAGATTACTTACTCGCGAAACGACCAAATCAGGCACTCGAACGAATTAATGCAACTGTAAATCGCATTGGGCTAAACGAATTACCCGTTATGCCGCGTTATGAAAAAATGAGCACGCAAAATGGTAGTGAACTGGGCAAATTATTTGCTGGACAACTGGGGTTTCAAACGCTTTGTCTGTGGTTTGCATTCTTTTTAGTGATGTTTGGCTTTTACTTTGTGATGAGCTGGACACCAAAAATTCTTATTTCAATGGGAATGTCGCCACACCAAGGTGTAAGTACCGGCATTTTAATTAGTATTGGCGGGATTTTCGGGGCAGCCATTATTGGTTTATTGGCATCACGTATGAAAATTTTCTATGCCTTAAGTCTATTTTTAGGGCTAACGTCTGCATGTGTTTTCCTGTTTGTTGCAGTCTCGGCTCAAGTCAGCATTGCACTCATAGTCGGCTTATTACTTGGCACA
This window of the Acinetobacter sp. XH1741 genome carries:
- the mhpT gene encoding 3-(3-hydroxy-phenyl)propionate transporter MhpT; the encoded protein is MEKILGQSARAKITLLLCFAIAIFEGFDLQSMGVAAPRMRAEFMLDNAQMAWAFSAAILGTLPGAILGGRFADIVGRKKILIFSILLFGIMSLLTAYAANFSLLLLIRFCTGLGMGGALPMMITLASEAVPDQHKGKAVSVMYSGIPFGGLLTSIVAMMVAGDAEWRHIFYIGGIAPILLIPLIMRFLPESTDYLQRKVQAQKTTPFFEVLFAKERRMSTIQLWVSFFCTLVVLYFLLNWLPLLMGAQGLSKLQANYVQMGYNIGGILGSILMGVLLDKLRMSFVIKLIYLGILFSLCCLAISPTVALLALSAVGCGLFIVGGQSALYGLAAMYYPTEMRGTGVGSAVAIGRIGSFAGPLLAGFLLSLGQSSTIVIGSSIPVILIAAISALLLVKKPKQPVHLVQSSGAR
- a CDS encoding MarR family transcriptional regulator — protein: MVSSNLVQKKVEDEPKLSYMIARVDRIISKHLTEHLKELEITLPQFTALSVLASKSNLSNAKLAERSFIKPQSANKILQDLLVNGWIEKKPDPTHGRRILITLTDSGIDKLNKCNEVVLKIEEKMLEGIDINLAYLIRNNLDIMVNNLKGL
- a CDS encoding GntR family transcriptional regulator; the protein is MWQRMSSGQQVLLKLRKMIISGELEGGARIAEIPTAELLGVSRQPVRIAFRLLEQEGLLIKNPTRGYTVREISEQLVHDALEVRGVLEGLAAKTLAEQGLSEEQKKTLQHCIQETEKLFNEKDEFGDAELERYHHFNVIFHDTIIEGAQNVALIQALAKNNQLPMASAQAITYDQNQALSEYRRLHYAHLQHCSIFDALVHRQAGRAETLMREHSSVVILGETLRNVLSA
- a CDS encoding PDR/VanB family oxidoreductase, which gives rise to MDVIIQKIHQLTPTIRAFELVSANGTELPSFEAGSHIDVHLKNGLTRQYSLSNCCSEKHRYVIGVLHDANSRGGSRCIHTEYREGDHLKIGEPRNLFEIHPHTKQAILFAGGIGITPILSMAYRLKSANIPFELHYFVRSHEMIAFYGNLTEHFGEQVHFHIQDQPDTECNMAEVLAQASPDKHLYVCGPTGFMQFVMNSAVQAGWHSEQLHQEHFVAQKVDTSNDEAFTIEVKGTGRRIEVLPEQTATEALIANGFDIPISCEQGICGTCITRVVEGTPDHRDMFMTDEEHALNDHFTPCCSRAKTKNLVIEL
- a CDS encoding aromatic ring-hydroxylating dioxygenase subunit alpha, coding for MFIKNAWYVACRPEEIHDKPLGRTICGEKIVFYRGKENQVAAVEDFCPHRGAPLSLGYVEDGNLVCGYHGLVMGCDGKTVSMPAQRVNGFPCNKAYAVVEKFGFIWIWPGEKALADEAKLPTLEWADHPEWSYGGGLFHIQCDYRLMVDNLMDLTHETYVHSSSIGQKEIDESLPVTKVDGDHVITERYMENVIAPPFWQMALRGNHLAEDVPVDRWQRCHFFAPSNVHIEVGVAHAGHGGYHAPNDKKVSSIVVDFITPETETSHWYFWGMARNFQPDNAELTDQIREGQGKIFTEDLEMLEQQQQNILNNPHRKLLMLNIDAGGVQSRKVIERLLAEENKTPPETSAQKFPNIRII
- a CDS encoding MFS transporter; translated protein: MERDVLSEINQNNMSRYQWFVILICICLNIIDGFDVMVMAFTAPSVSAEWSLSGAQIGLLLSSGLFGMAAGSIFLAPLADKIGRRLLILVCLVIAGFSMLGCALVQSHSMLAALRFITGIGVGGILASSNVLASEYANARWRSLAVSLMSTGYGIGATLGGILSLALIEHLGWRSIFLAGGVTTIAMLLISAWLLPESLDYLLAKRPNQALERINATVNRIGLNELPVMPRYEKMSTQNGSELGKLFAGQLGFQTLCLWFAFFLVMFGFYFVMSWTPKILISMGMSPHQGVSTGILISIGGIFGAAIIGLLASRMKIFYALSLFLGLTSACVFLFVAVSAQVSIALIVGLLLGTLINGCVAGLYSISPTIYDAEIRSRGVGYAIGFGRIGAILSPTVAGIFLDRGMAPATLYAYYGVVFILAIFLILSLGSAFYRSQKEQNYSLKTAP